Part of the Cloacibacterium caeni genome is shown below.
TTTTTGTGGAAATTTCTTTGGTGGAAAAGTTACCAGAACTTTTAAAAACCATTGCTAAAAAAGGTCATGAATTGGGTTTACTCAATAAATACTCTTATCAAAAAGAAATAGAAACCGCTAAAGGTTTCTTAGAAGAACTGACAGGGAAAACCATCAGAGGAATGAGACAGTTTCCCGAAAAAAGATTGAGTTCTGAAAAACTGAAAGCCATGCAATTTATTTATCGTTCACCGATGGACTTTTCTAATATTTTCTTTTTTAAGAATACTTTAGAACGAAAAATTGCCTACGAAGAAAATGAAATTATGGTGATTCCGGAAAGTGTTTCGCCATATTCTAGACTTCCGTATAATGATTTTACATTTCAGATGATTCCCATGAAATTTTATCAAAATATGGTGACTGAAACGCTGCAAAAAGAAGAATATGTGTTGATTTATCTTAATTCTTGGCAGTTTGTAGAGCTCAATGATAAAAAATTTGGATTGTCTTTTTACAGAAAATACAATCTTGGCGTACAAATGGAAG
Proteins encoded:
- a CDS encoding polysaccharide deacetylase family protein — translated: MVLLTFNIIASEVPVSYQKIVTEEELLKITTDGTQKILEILEKYQIHTTFFVEISLVEKLPELLKTIAKKGHELGLLNKYSYQKEIETAKGFLEELTGKTIRGMRQFPEKRLSSEKLKAMQFIYRSPMDFSNIFFFKNTLERKIAYEENEIMVIPESVSPYSRLPYNDFTFQMIPMKFYQNMVTETLQKEEYVLIYLNSWQFVELNDKKFGLSFYRKYNLGVQMEEKLDRFLKFVEENDLAITRMKDFFF